The Mycolicibacterium doricum genome includes a region encoding these proteins:
- a CDS encoding acetylornithine transaminase has translation MTLQDRWQAVMMNNYGTPSLSLAGGDGAVVTDTDGRSYVDLLGGIAVNVLGHRHPAVIEAVTRQLNTLGHTSNLYATEPGIALAEALVGHLGAPARVFFCNSGTEANEVAFKITRLTGRTRIVAAQNAFHGRTMGSLALTGQPAKQAPFEPLPGHVTHVPFGDIDELARAVDSETAAVFLEPIMGEGGVVVPPAGYLAAAREITTRHGALLVVDEVQTGVGRTGVFYAHQHDGITPDVVTLAKGLGGGLPIGACLAVGPVGDLLTPGLHGSTFGGNPVCTAAALAVLKTLADDGLITRAAVLGKTLHHGIEECNHPLVDHVRGRGLLIGIALRAAAAKSVETAARGAGFLVNAAAPDVIRLAPPLVVTEAQVDAFLGALPGVLDTAAGGGDSTPAAGGGDSTPAAGGGDSTPAAGGGDSTPAAGGGDSTPAAAEVSDR, from the coding sequence GTGACGCTCCAAGACCGGTGGCAAGCCGTGATGATGAACAACTACGGCACCCCGTCGTTGTCCCTCGCCGGCGGTGACGGCGCCGTGGTCACCGACACCGACGGCAGGTCTTACGTCGACCTGCTCGGTGGTATCGCGGTCAACGTGCTCGGCCACCGTCACCCCGCCGTCATCGAGGCGGTGACCCGCCAGCTCAACACACTGGGCCACACCTCGAACCTGTACGCCACCGAACCCGGTATCGCCCTGGCAGAGGCGCTCGTCGGACACCTCGGTGCCCCCGCGCGGGTGTTCTTCTGCAATTCCGGCACCGAGGCCAACGAGGTGGCCTTCAAGATCACCCGGTTGACGGGCCGCACCCGGATCGTGGCCGCGCAGAATGCCTTCCACGGCCGCACGATGGGATCGCTCGCGCTGACCGGCCAGCCGGCCAAGCAGGCGCCGTTCGAACCGCTGCCGGGCCACGTCACCCACGTACCGTTCGGCGACATCGACGAACTTGCGCGCGCTGTCGATTCGGAGACCGCGGCGGTGTTCCTCGAACCGATCATGGGCGAGGGCGGCGTCGTCGTCCCGCCGGCCGGCTACCTGGCCGCGGCGCGCGAGATCACCACCCGCCACGGTGCCCTGCTGGTCGTCGACGAAGTGCAGACCGGCGTCGGCCGCACCGGCGTGTTCTACGCCCACCAGCACGACGGCATCACCCCCGACGTCGTAACGCTGGCCAAGGGGCTCGGCGGCGGTCTGCCGATCGGCGCCTGCCTGGCCGTCGGGCCCGTCGGCGATCTGCTGACACCGGGCTTGCACGGCAGCACGTTCGGCGGCAACCCGGTGTGTACCGCCGCCGCGCTGGCCGTGCTCAAGACGCTGGCCGACGACGGTCTCATTACCCGCGCCGCGGTGCTGGGCAAGACCCTGCACCACGGGATCGAGGAGTGCAACCACCCCCTGGTGGACCACGTCCGGGGCCGGGGCCTGCTGATCGGGATCGCTTTGCGCGCCGCCGCCGCCAAGTCCGTGGAGACCGCCGCGCGCGGCGCGGGGTTCCTGGTCAACGCGGCCGCACCCGACGTCATCCGGCTGGCCCCGCCGTTGGTCGTCACCGAAGCCCAGGTCGACGCCTTCCTCGGTGCGCTTCCCGGCGTGCTCGACACCGCGGCCGGAGGCGGCGATTCAACCCCCGCGGCCGGAGGCGGCGATTCAACCCCCGCGGCCGGAGGCGGCGATTCAACCCCCGCGGCCGGAGGCGGCGATTCAACCCCCGCGGCCGGAGGCGGCGATTCAACCCCCGCGGCCGCCGAGGTGTCCGACAGATGA
- the argB gene encoding acetylglutamate kinase, which translates to MSAGTESDATATATKAQVLAAALPWLKQLHGKIVVIKYGGNAMTDDTLKAAFAADMVFLRNCGVHPVVVHGGGPQISAMLQRLGIPGDFRGGFRVTTPEVLDVARMVLFGQVGRELVGLINTHGPYAVGITGEDAHLFTAVRRDVIVDGVSTDIGLVGDVEHVSSEAVLDLISAGRIPVVSTIAPDVNGVVHNINADTAAAALAAALNAEKLLMLTDIEGLYTDWPDRNSLVNQIDTAELTKLLPTLEAGMVPKIEACLRAVTDGVPSAHVIDGRVEHCVLVELFTDEGTGTKVVST; encoded by the coding sequence ATGAGCGCGGGCACCGAGTCCGACGCGACCGCGACCGCGACCAAAGCTCAGGTACTCGCCGCGGCGCTGCCGTGGCTCAAACAACTGCACGGCAAGATCGTCGTGATCAAATACGGCGGCAACGCCATGACCGACGACACCCTCAAGGCCGCGTTCGCCGCCGACATGGTGTTCCTGCGCAACTGCGGCGTCCACCCCGTCGTCGTCCACGGTGGCGGTCCGCAGATCAGCGCCATGCTCCAACGCCTCGGCATCCCCGGCGACTTTCGGGGTGGCTTCCGGGTGACCACACCAGAAGTGCTCGACGTGGCACGGATGGTGCTCTTCGGGCAGGTCGGCCGCGAACTCGTCGGGCTGATCAACACGCACGGACCGTACGCCGTCGGCATCACCGGCGAGGATGCACATTTGTTCACCGCAGTGCGCCGCGACGTCATCGTCGACGGGGTGTCCACCGACATCGGACTGGTCGGCGACGTCGAGCACGTCAGTAGCGAAGCCGTCCTCGACCTGATCTCGGCCGGCCGTATCCCGGTGGTGTCGACGATCGCGCCAGACGTGAACGGCGTGGTGCACAACATCAACGCCGACACCGCTGCGGCTGCGCTGGCGGCCGCGTTGAACGCCGAGAAACTCCTGATGCTCACCGACATCGAAGGGCTCTACACGGACTGGCCGGACCGCAACTCGCTGGTGAACCAGATCGACACCGCTGAACTGACGAAGCTCTTGCCGACGCTGGAGGCCGGAATGGTCCCCAAGATCGAGGCATGCCTGCGCGCGGTCACCGACGGTGTGCCCAGCGCCCACGTCATCGACGGCCGTGTCGAACACTGTGTGCTGGTCGAACTGTTCACCGACGAGGGGACCGGCACCAAGGTGGTGAGTACGTGA
- the argF gene encoding ornithine carbamoyltransferase → MRHFLRDDDLTPDEQAEVLALAADLKKDPLLHRPLAGPRGVAVIFDKNSTRTRFSFEMGIAQLGGHAVVVDGRSTQLGREETLEDTGKVLSRYVDAIVWRTFAQDRLTAMAAGATVPVINALSDDFHPCQVLADLQTLIERRGAVAGLRMAYFGDGANNMAHSLMLGGATAGMHVTIAAPLGFEPHPMFVAAAHERAQQTGGSVTVTADPHQAADGVDVLVTDTWTSMGQENDGLDREGPFRPFQVNTGLLNRADTEAVVLHCLPAHRGHEITDEVIDSRHSAVWDEAENRLHAQKALLVWLMERAGVGP, encoded by the coding sequence ATGAGACATTTCCTGCGTGACGACGACCTCACCCCCGACGAGCAGGCCGAGGTGCTCGCTCTGGCCGCGGACCTGAAGAAGGACCCGCTGCTGCACCGCCCGCTCGCCGGACCCCGCGGTGTCGCCGTCATCTTCGACAAGAACTCGACGCGCACGCGGTTCTCCTTCGAGATGGGCATCGCCCAACTCGGCGGGCACGCCGTCGTAGTCGACGGGCGCAGCACCCAACTCGGCCGCGAGGAGACCCTCGAGGACACCGGGAAAGTGTTGTCGCGCTACGTGGATGCGATCGTATGGCGCACCTTCGCCCAGGACCGGCTCACCGCAATGGCCGCCGGCGCGACGGTGCCGGTGATCAACGCGCTGTCCGACGACTTCCACCCGTGTCAGGTCCTCGCCGACCTGCAGACGCTGATCGAGCGCCGGGGCGCCGTGGCCGGCCTGCGGATGGCCTACTTCGGTGACGGCGCCAACAACATGGCTCACTCGCTGATGCTCGGCGGCGCCACCGCCGGCATGCACGTGACGATCGCGGCGCCGCTCGGCTTCGAACCGCACCCGATGTTCGTGGCCGCGGCGCACGAGCGCGCACAGCAGACCGGCGGATCGGTCACCGTCACCGCCGACCCGCACCAGGCCGCCGACGGGGTCGACGTCCTCGTCACGGACACGTGGACGTCGATGGGTCAGGAGAACGACGGCCTCGACCGGGAGGGGCCGTTCCGGCCGTTCCAGGTCAACACCGGTCTACTGAACCGTGCCGACACCGAAGCGGTGGTGTTGCATTGCCTTCCGGCGCACCGCGGACACGAAATCACCGATGAGGTCATCGACAGCCGGCACAGCGCGGTGTGGGACGAGGCCGAGAACCGGCTGCATGCGCAGAAAGCGCTGCTGGTATGGCTGATGGAGCGAGCGGGAGTCGGACCATGA
- the argJ gene encoding bifunctional glutamate N-acetyltransferase/amino-acid acetyltransferase ArgJ yields the protein MTAKLVRSQGVTAPAGFRAAGIAAGIKASGALDLALVLNEGPDHTAAGVFTRNQVQAAPVLWSRQVLTTGRLRAVVLNSGGANACTGPLGFQDTHATAEAVAAALSDWGSETGAIEVAVCSTGLIGDRLPMDKVLAGVAEVVHEMAGGLSGGEEAARAIMTTDTVPKQVALHQPDNWTVGAMAKGAGMMAPALATMLCVLTTDAVAGSEALDTALRRAAARTFDRLDIDGSCSTNDTVLLLASGASEIAPTQEQLDDAVLQVCDDLCAQLQADAEGVTKRIAITVTGAPTEDDALTAARLLARDSLVKTALFGSDPNWGRVLAAVGMVPFTIDPNRITVAFNGQPTFADGVGAPGARDVDLSGADIDVSVDLGLGAGQATVRTTDLSHAYVEENSAYSS from the coding sequence GTGACCGCGAAGCTGGTCCGCAGCCAGGGCGTCACCGCACCCGCCGGCTTCCGGGCCGCCGGTATCGCGGCCGGCATCAAGGCTTCGGGTGCACTTGACCTCGCCCTCGTGCTCAACGAAGGTCCCGACCACACTGCCGCCGGTGTGTTCACCCGTAACCAGGTTCAGGCGGCGCCGGTGTTGTGGAGCCGCCAGGTCCTCACCACCGGACGGCTGCGCGCGGTGGTGCTCAACTCCGGCGGAGCCAATGCCTGCACCGGCCCGCTCGGATTCCAGGACACCCATGCCACCGCCGAGGCGGTCGCCGCGGCGCTGTCGGATTGGGGGTCGGAGACCGGCGCGATCGAGGTCGCCGTCTGCTCGACCGGTCTGATCGGCGACCGGCTGCCGATGGACAAGGTGCTCGCCGGAGTCGCCGAGGTGGTCCACGAGATGGCCGGCGGTCTGTCGGGCGGTGAGGAGGCCGCCCGCGCCATCATGACCACCGACACCGTGCCGAAACAGGTTGCGCTACACCAGCCGGACAACTGGACCGTCGGTGCGATGGCCAAAGGCGCCGGCATGATGGCGCCCGCGCTGGCCACCATGCTGTGCGTGCTCACCACCGACGCCGTGGCCGGTTCCGAAGCGCTCGACACGGCGTTACGCCGTGCGGCGGCGCGCACCTTCGACCGCCTCGATATCGACGGCAGCTGCTCGACCAACGACACCGTGCTGCTGCTCGCCTCGGGCGCCAGCGAGATCGCGCCCACCCAGGAGCAACTCGACGACGCGGTCCTGCAGGTGTGCGACGACCTCTGCGCACAGTTGCAGGCCGACGCCGAAGGCGTCACCAAGCGCATCGCCATCACCGTCACCGGTGCACCGACCGAGGACGACGCGCTCACCGCGGCCCGGCTGCTCGCCCGGGACAGCCTGGTCAAGACGGCGCTATTCGGTTCCGATCCGAACTGGGGCCGGGTGCTGGCCGCGGTCGGGATGGTGCCGTTCACCATCGACCCGAATCGGATCACGGTGGCGTTTAACGGGCAACCCACCTTCGCCGACGGCGTCGGAGCGCCCGGTGCCCGCGACGTCGACCTGAGTGGCGCGGACATCGACGTCAGCGTCGACCTCGGGCTGGGCGCAGGGCAGGCGACGGTGCGCACCACCGACCTGTCGCACGCCTACGTCGAAGAGAACTCGGCGTACAGCTCATGA